The DNA sequence GATCAAGTTTGGTCCGAATATCAAGGACTGGCCTGAGATGATCGCACTGACAGACAACCTGTTATTAAAGGTTGCATCTGTTATTAACGATCCTGTAACAACTACAGATGAACTTATTCCATCCGGTGAGACATCTTCCTACCGTTCAAATCCGCTTGGACTTGCTGAGTTCACTTTATCCAGAAAGGATCCTGAATATGTAGGCCGTGCAAAGGCAATTCAGGCAGTTGAGAAGAAGAGAGAAGAACTTGGATGCTTCTGCAAAGCAGATGAATCCATGAAGCCTATGATGAAAGAGATCAAAGCAAAATTTGCAGATCGTGAGATCACAGGTTCCAATACCGGTTACGGTAGTACGATCTTTGCTGTAAAGCCGGGTGATGGTTCTGCCAGAGAGCAGGCTGCTTCCTGCCAGAAGGTACTTGGCGGCTGGGCAAACATTGCCAAGGAATATGCAACAAAGCGTTACAGATCCAACCTGATCAACTGGGGTATGCTTCCATTCATCATGGAGGAAGATTTCGCATTTGATAATGATGATTATGTATTTATTCCGGGTATCCGTGAGGCTGTTCAGAATAAGGACGAGATCATCAAGGCATATGTGGTAAATAAAGACTTCAAGGAATTAGACCTGAAGCTTGGAAGCCTGACCGATGATGAGAGACAGATCATCATGGATGGCTGCCTGATCAACTACTATAAGAACAACTAAGGTATTCTAATATAATAATTTCCTTACAAGGTGAGTCCTACCTATAAGTGGAAGTTGTAAAAGCGTTGAAACCGCTGCTGGTGGTTTCACAAATATGGCTATGTCTTATGACATAGCCATATTTATATTATAAGAAGGAGAGAAACAACATGATATATATAGGAAATCATCTGTCGTCCTCCAAAGGCTTTGAGGCTATGGGAAAGGCGGCATTAAAACTTGGTGCAAATACATTTGCATTTTTCACAAGAAATCCAAGGGGCGGAAAGGCGAAAGAGATCGATCCGGCAGATGCGAAACGGTTACGTTCCCTGATGGAGGAGCATCATTTCGGAAAACTGGTCGCACATGCACCATATACAATGAACGTCTGTGCAGCAAAACCGGATATTCGGGAGTTCTCATGTAATATCTTAAAGGATGATATGGAGCGGATGGAGTATCTTCCGGGAAATTATTATAATTTCCATCCGGGCGCACATGTTGGTCAGGGAGCAGAAGAAGCCATACCGGTAATTGCCGATGCATTAAATCATGCGATCAAACCGGATCAGAGTACAGTCGTATTACTGGAAACAATGGCAGGCAAAGGCTCGGAAGTCGGAAGAAATTTTGAAGAACTGGAACGTATCATAGAGCTGGTTGACTGCGAGGATAAGATCGGGGTATGCTTTGATACCTGTCATACATGGGATGGTGGCTATGATCTTGTGGAAGATCTGGATGGTGTACTTCACACGTTTGATCAGATCATCGGACTTGACCGCTTAAAGGCTGTTCATCTAAATGACAGCATGAATGTGAGAGATTCACACAAAGACCGACATCAGAAGATTGGAGAGGGTGAGATCGGAGCAGAAGCATTAAAACGGATCGTAACGCATCCATTGCTTGCAGGCAGACCATTTATCTTAGAGACACCAAATGATGATGCAGGATATGCAAGAGAGATAGCAATGATAAAGAGCTGGGCGGATGAAAGCATGGAGTAATTGTAAGGATAACAGATAAAATAAAAACTGCCACTATCAGAATGGTTACCCAATAACGGCTTCATTCTGACAGTGGCAGTTTTTAATATTACCAATGAATCAGTTCAATCTTATTTCTCTGTTTTCACTAATTCCGATAATGAAGTTGCAAGTCCTGCAACACCCTGAATATCAGATGGAATAATGATCTTGGTTGACTTGCCGTCGGCAGCCTTTGCGAAAGCTTCCAGACTCTTGATCGTAAGAACCTGATTAGATGGAGCAGATTCATTTAAGAGACGGATACTGTCTGCATTTGCCTGCTGTACAGCGAGGATAGCCTGTGCCTGACCTTCAG is a window from the Lachnospiraceae bacterium GAM79 genome containing:
- a CDS encoding deoxyribonuclease IV, whose amino-acid sequence is MIYIGNHLSSSKGFEAMGKAALKLGANTFAFFTRNPRGGKAKEIDPADAKRLRSLMEEHHFGKLVAHAPYTMNVCAAKPDIREFSCNILKDDMERMEYLPGNYYNFHPGAHVGQGAEEAIPVIADALNHAIKPDQSTVVLLETMAGKGSEVGRNFEELERIIELVDCEDKIGVCFDTCHTWDGGYDLVEDLDGVLHTFDQIIGLDRLKAVHLNDSMNVRDSHKDRHQKIGEGEIGAEALKRIVTHPLLAGRPFILETPNDDAGYAREIAMIKSWADESME